One stretch of Dokdonia sp. Hel_I_53 DNA includes these proteins:
- a CDS encoding 3D domain-containing protein — protein sequence MKLKNNIAKNILNCILIILISTACSSDEINESLREIADENYSEKGVETDVKNLYEKPVKKRISLDVTATAYNSFERQTKKGNPFLAAWGDILEPGERAIAVSRDLIKLGLDHNEEVEIKGLNGDYIVKDKMNKRWRKKIDIYMGLDHEAAINWGKREVEISFDTFDKPNDKFSN from the coding sequence ATGAAACTTAAAAACAACATAGCAAAAAATATTCTAAACTGTATTTTAATAATTTTAATCTCTACGGCATGCTCTTCAGATGAAATTAATGAGTCTCTAAGAGAAATTGCTGATGAAAACTACTCTGAAAAAGGTGTAGAAACAGATGTAAAAAATCTGTATGAAAAACCTGTAAAAAAAAGAATTTCTTTAGATGTAACTGCAACAGCTTATAATTCTTTCGAAAGACAAACAAAAAAAGGAAATCCATTCCTGGCAGCATGGGGAGACATTCTTGAACCTGGAGAACGAGCCATCGCTGTTTCTAGAGATCTTATAAAATTAGGGCTAGATCACAATGAGGAAGTGGAAATAAAAGGTTTAAATGGTGATTATATCGTCAAAGATAAAATGAATAAACGTTGGAGAAAAAAGATTGATATCTATATGGGTTTAGATCATGAAGCGGCTATAAATTGGGGTAAAAGAGAAGTTGAGATTTCATTTGATACTTTTGATAAGCCAAATGATAAATTTTCAAATTAA
- a CDS encoding NAD(P)-dependent alcohol dehydrogenase, producing MKAQIAVIEEAGEEFTMKHVNISEPNSHEILIKIVATGLCHTDVAVKDGNLPTNYPVVLGHEGAGVVEKVGSHIKDIRKGDHVVLSYGSCGACKPCQEGDPAYCEDFNPLNFMNKRQGGEDPIYKNEHKNINGAFFQQSSFGTYALAHHRNVVKITKEVDLKLMGPLGCGIQTGAGTVMNTLNPNPGTSIAVYGVGSVGLSAIMAAKNAGCSKIIAVDINTERLSLAKELGATDTVNSKEVKNPIKAIKKIVEKGVDFAIEASGIEKVAQLAFNSLAQRGTLAIVGAPPGETMYGFDANDLILSGRKIIGVVEGDSIVKIYIPRLIELYKQGKFPFDKLVTFYDFKDINEALLDMHDGKVIKPILTM from the coding sequence ATGAAAGCACAAATAGCAGTAATAGAGGAAGCTGGAGAAGAATTTACTATGAAGCATGTCAACATTTCAGAACCTAATTCACATGAAATATTAATTAAAATAGTTGCGACGGGTTTATGCCATACAGATGTCGCTGTCAAAGATGGTAACCTCCCTACAAATTATCCTGTTGTACTTGGTCATGAAGGCGCAGGAGTTGTAGAAAAAGTAGGTTCACATATTAAAGATATAAGAAAAGGAGATCATGTCGTTCTATCTTATGGATCTTGCGGTGCTTGTAAGCCTTGTCAAGAAGGGGATCCAGCGTACTGTGAAGATTTTAATCCTCTTAATTTTATGAATAAACGCCAAGGTGGAGAAGATCCTATTTATAAAAATGAGCATAAAAATATTAACGGAGCTTTCTTTCAACAGTCATCTTTCGGGACATATGCCCTCGCACATCATCGTAATGTTGTGAAAATTACCAAGGAGGTAGATTTAAAACTTATGGGACCTCTTGGTTGCGGAATACAAACAGGAGCTGGAACAGTAATGAACACTCTTAATCCAAATCCTGGAACATCTATAGCTGTGTATGGCGTAGGTTCTGTTGGTCTATCTGCAATAATGGCTGCAAAAAATGCTGGATGCTCTAAGATCATCGCTGTAGATATTAATACAGAAAGACTTTCACTTGCAAAAGAATTAGGCGCTACTGATACAGTAAATAGTAAGGAAGTTAAGAATCCAATAAAAGCTATTAAAAAAATTGTTGAAAAGGGAGTGGATTTTGCAATAGAAGCATCAGGAATTGAAAAAGTTGCTCAATTAGCTTTCAACTCATTAGCTCAAAGAGGAACCTTAGCTATTGTTGGGGCCCCTCCAGGAGAAACAATGTACGGTTTTGATGCGAATGATTTAATTCTATCTGGAAGAAAAATTATTGGAGTTGTTGAAGGTGATAGTATTGTAAAAATTTACATTCCACGTCTTATTGAATTATACAAGCAGGGAAAATTCCCATTTGATAAACTAGTGACCTTTTATGATTTTAAAGATATTAATGAGGCATTATTAGACATGCACGATGGCAAAGTAATAAAGCCTATCCTCACTATGTGA